A section of the Oncorhynchus keta strain PuntledgeMale-10-30-2019 unplaced genomic scaffold, Oket_V2 Un_contig_5487_pilon_pilon, whole genome shotgun sequence genome encodes:
- the LOC118384397 gene encoding LOW QUALITY PROTEIN: interferon a3 (The sequence of the model RefSeq protein was modified relative to this genomic sequence to represent the inferred CDS: inserted 2 bases in 2 codons): MQSVCHCCDWIRHHYGHXSAEYLSLLDQMGRRYHKQNAPVLFPTSLYRHIDDAEFEDKVIFLKETIYQITKLFDGIRKLSAWDKKNXDHFNILERQLENLNPVSPAMKPERRLKRYFKKLNRKVLRKMNYSAQAWELIRKEMKRHLQRLDILAAQMY; the protein is encoded by the exons ATGCAGAGCGTGTGTCATTGCTGTGACTGGATCCGACACCACTACGGTC GGAGCGCAGAATACCTTTCCCTGCTGGACCAGATGG GGAGGAGATATCACAAACAGAATGCCCCAGTCCTTTTCCCAACATCACTTTACAGACACATAGATGATGCTGAG TTTGAGGACAAAGTCATATTCCTGAAAGAGACCATCTATCAAATCACAAAACTGTTTGATGGAATAAGGAAACTGTCAGCCTGGGACAAGAAAA CTGACCATTTCAACATTCTAGAACGCCAATTGGAGAACCTTAATCCT GTATCACCTGCCATGAAACCTGAGAGGAGACTGAAACGGTACTTCAAGAAGTTGAATAGGAAGGTTCTGAGAAAAATG AACTACAGTGCACAGGCGTGGGAGCTCATCAGGAAAGAGATGAAACGTCATCTGCAAAGATTGGATATCCTTGCAGCACAGATGTACTGA